The following DNA comes from Fervidobacterium gondwanense DSM 13020.
AGTTGAAAGCGGAGTAAAGGCAATAATCGTTGCAGGAACCACAGGCGAAGGGGCGACTTTGACTATCGAAGAGAGGGAGCGATTGATTCAGATAACTAAGGAAATCTGCGAAGGTAAAGCACAGGTAATTGTTGGAACAGGAACGAACGATACGCATAAATCTTTGGAATTATCGCTGAGTGCGGAAAAAAACGGTGCAGATGCGGTACTCATAGTCACTCCGTATTACAACAAACCAACTCAAGAAGGACTGTATGCTCACTATAAGTACTTATCCGAAAGAATAACTCTGCCAATAATAATCTACAACGTACCTTCAAGAACTGGAGTAAACATCGCACCAGAAACCGTTGCAAGGCTTGCGGCGGAGTGCAGGAATGTAAAGGCAATAAAAGAAGCCAATCTGGATATTACTCAGGCTGATGAGATATACAGGCTAACTAAAAACCTTGATTTCTACATATACTCAGGTAACGATGATAGAGCATTCCACATGATATGCGCCGGTGCAAAGGGCGTTATTTCTGTTGCATCGAACGTTGTGCCAAAGGAAATGGTTGAAATGGTTGAAGCTTTATTCAGAGGAGAATTACAGAACGCTCTGAATTTGCATGTTAGATTGATTCCACTCTTCAAAGTCCTGTTCATAGAAACAAACCCGATGCCAGTTAAGGGAGCGCTTCATATCATGGAAAGAATCCAAAACGAATTCAGACTCCCTCTCGTGCCACCGAAAGAATCAACTATGGAAAAGCTTAGAGCAGCTCTGAGAGAACTGGGAGTGATATCATGATCGGTCTAAAATACGGCATCGTTGGTTTCCGCGGAAAGATGGGAAGGGAGATTTTCGAGTATTTTTCAACGTTTGGCGATGAGTGTGTGCTTAAGAAGGATGTTGATTCATTCGAGCAAACAGACACACCGCAGGTGATAATAGACTTTTCCTCTCCAAGCGCTTTGGAAGAGACTGTAAAACTTTGCAGAGAACACAAGATTGCTCTTGTACTTGGGACAACAGCTTTGGAAGAAAGGCACTTCGAAATGCTAAGAGAATTGGCAAATGAGGTTCCAGTCGTCCAAAGTTACAACTTCTCAACGGGAATAAATATTTTGCGCAAGATTCTTAGAGAATATACTCGCTATTTTTCAGATTGGGATGCTGCTATGGTTGAGATACACCACACCCAGAAGAAAGACGCACCATCTGGAACTGCAAAGATGTTAAGAAACGATATGAATAGAGACATTCCAATAAGTTCGTTGAGAATCGGCGGTGTTTTCGGTGAACATACCGTGATTTTCTCGAACGCAGGAGAGGTAGTAGAAATTAAACACAGTGCACTATCAAGAAGGGCTTTTTCAATAGGAGTTAGACATGCAGCGCTTTTCACTTTGAAAAAGCAAAAGGGTTTTTATTCGTACGAAGATGTATTAAATGAGAATTTACGTTAGTTAATGGGAGGGAAAGCTGTGGGTGACTTTCAAGAAATTATCAAGAAAAGCGCCAGAGAACTGACCAGCGAAGAGATTATTGAAATTATTGCAAAGAGCAAAAAGAAGACCATAGTGCGAGTCTACATTTCAGGTGAGTTGTCTTCTATCGACTGGGGTAAGTACAATACCAACGGAGAATTTGATATCATTTCGGGTGCAGATTTTGGTATTCTAATTGGAGATTTCGAGTCCATTTCAAACGTTCTTAAAGATGAGAAGATAAAGAGTTACAAGATTGAATACATTGCGAGAAATTCCGCAATTCCGCTTGTTGATATTTCGAAATTCAATGCCCGTATTGAACCAGGTGCTATTATCAGAGAATACGTGGAGATCGGTGACAAAGCTGTTATCATGATGGGTGCAGTTATCAATCTTGGTGCGACAATAGGCGAAGGCACGATGATTGATATGAATGCTGTCATAGGTGCGAGGGCTCGAATTGGAAAGTATTGTCATATCGGTGCGGGTGCCGTTGTTGCAGGTGTTGTTGAACCACCGAGCGCATCACCAGTTGTCATAGAAGACCACGTAATGGTTGGTGCGAATGCTGTTATCCTCGAAGGAGTCAGGGTTGGACACCATTCGGTAGTGGCGGCAGGTGCGGTGGTAGTGAATGATGTAGAACCTTACACAGTCGTTGCAGGCGTTCCCGCAAGGGTTGTCAAAAAAGTTGATGAAAAGACGGCAAGCAAGACGCAGATATTGGAAAGTTTGAGAGAGCTGAATAAATAATATATGTACTTTGGCAGGTGAGGGCATTGGGCACAAAGACATCGTCAAGTTCAGTGATTAATAGTGTGATAGTACAAAAGTATGGCGGTTCATCGGTTGCGGATGTCGATAGAATTAGAAACGTGGCAAACAGAATTGCTAAGAGAGTCAGAGAAGGGCACAAAGTAGTTACCGTTGTTTCTGCCATGGGCAAGACTACTGATAACCTCATCAGCATGGCAAAGAGTTTGGTTCCAAAACCAGATGAGCGAGAGTTGGATATGCTTCTGACTACTGGAGAGCAAATATCATGCGCACTTGTTGCTATGGCACTGAAGGATATTGGGATAAATGCCATCTCGCTTAATGCGTTCCAGATACGCGTCCTTACGACAAGGCACCACACAAATGCAAGGATAATGGATATAGACGAAAAAAGGCTCAAGAAATACTTGCAGGAACACGATGTGCTTGTTATCACTGGATTCCAGGGTATAACCGAAGACGAGCACTTAACTACGTTGGGAAGAGGTGGTTCGGACACTTCAGCTGTGGCGTTGGCAGCAAAACTTGGGTGCGACTGTGAAATTTACAGCGATGTGGCAGGAGTTTATACGTGCGATCCAAAGCTCTATCCCCAAACTAAGAAACTTAAGTACATTACATACGATGATATGTTAGAACTTGCCGCAACGGGTGCAAAGGTGTTGCACTCAAGGTCAGTTGAGATAGCTAAGAAATATAACGTAAGGGTATATTGTGGTTCATCATTTTCTGATGAGGAGGGAACTTGGGTGGTAGGAACGTTACCAGAATGGTTAGAAGAACCTCTTGTTACAGGGGTAAGCTTGGACAGAAATCAAGTTAAGGTATCTATAATGGACCTTCCGAATGATGCAAACATAATTTCGGATATATTCAAAAGAGTTGCTGAGAAAGGTATCAACGTCGACATGATTTCGCTTGTAAAGAACGGAACATCGACCCACTTATCATTCACCGTCGTTCCAGATAGGGTTGAGAAGATAAAAGATTTACTCGATGACACACTTTCAGTGTACGGTGCAAAGTACCACTTCTACGGTCAATTCGCCAAAATCACTGTGGTGGGTACAGGTATGCGCTCGCATTACGGTGTTGCTTCGAAGTTTCTCGAGGTTATTTCAAAAAACGGCATTGAACCTGAGATTATAACAACATCTGAGATAAAGATTTCTGTGTTGGTTCCTGAAGAGAAGGCGGAGGAACTTATGAAAAACATCTGCGAAGAGTTCGATCTCTGATATTCAATGAACAGGAGTTGATAAAATGAGTAATAGCAACTGCACTTATATCGCTAACACTTACAAGAGATATCCAATATCCATATCCCACGCCAAAGGTATCTACGTCTGGGATACAGCGGGAAATTTGTACATAGACACATTCATGGGGATTGGCGTTCTTCTTTTCGGACATAATCATGATAAGGTTATTGAAGCTATGAAAAACAAGATTGAAAGGTACGTTCACCTATCAAATTTCTTTCTTGACGAAGATGCTTGTTTCATCGCCGAGCGTTTGGTGAAAGAGGTTGGTGTCAATGGAAAGGTATTTTTTACAAATTCTGGCGCAGAAAGTACCGAGTGTGCGTTGAAGGTTGTTCGAAAAGTCAGGAAAAACGGAAAAATTGTCTCGTTTGTCAAAAACTTCCACGGAAGAACGCTTCAAGCACTGAGCGTTACAGGATTTGATAACATAAGAGCGCAGTTTGTAAACAGCGAAGATGTTGTATTCCTACCCTACGATATTAAAGTAGTAAGAGAATTTTTTGAGAACGAGAAATCTATCTCTGCCGTTTTCATTGAGACTGTCCACGGGAGTGGTGGGTTGAATGTTATTCCAGAAGAGATTGTTGATATTATAAACGAATACAAAAACAAATTCGGATATATTGTTGTTGCAGACGAAGTACAAAGTGGGCTTGGTAGAACTGGAAAGTTCTACGCTTACAAGCACTTTAATATTAACCCCGATATCGTAACGGTTGCAAAGGGTATCGGTGGTGGATTACCTCTTGGAGCCTGCATCATGCTTGGAGACTACTCTAATGTGTTCGAGGTCGGCGAACACGGTTCAACTTTTGCGCCTAACCCTGTAGCATTAGCAGCAGGGAAGGCAGTTTTGGAGATGATAGTTGATGAAACACTTGATAATGTCAAAAAAATGGGAGAGTTATTCAAAGAGAAGTTCTCAGAATTTGGTGAAATATACGGAATGGGACTTATGAGAGGTGTGAAAATGAAAGGTGAAGCACTCAAGGTAGAAGAATTCATAGACAATGGACTGCTTGTTAATGTTTTGAGCAGTGGTGTAATCAGATTCCTTCTACCACTTAATATAACGGAAGAAGAAATTGAAGAAATCCACGTAAGATTTAGAAAAACATTGAATAATTATTGAAATCTTAAAACCACTACGCCAAAAAGAACCACCGCATTTAACACCAGATAAAATGTATCATTTTTAGTCCACCCGAGAGTATAATAATGATTTCTCTTTCCAATGCCATATTTTCTTGCCTGAAGAGCTAATGATAGCTCTTCAGCTTTTCTCAGAGACGAAACAAGCAACGGAATTATTATGCTTGTCATTGCCGAGAGCTTATTCTTCAATCCCTTTTCTGAGTACTTAGCCCCGCGTGAAATTTGAGCTTTTATTATCCTATCAGCCTCATCAAGCAAAATAGGTATGAACCTTATAGATATCGCAAGCATCATACCAAAATCTTCCCGCTTCTCTTCACTTACACGAAAGAATTTCAAAATATCGACTATTCCGCGCGCAGTTAACAACGGTGGGGTTGTGTAGGTGTACATAGAGGCAAAAAGAAAGATAAGGGAAAGCCTCAAAGCGATGTAAAGACTCATCACAAAACCTGAAACAAAATATTGTATCACTGCGGCAAAGACTATTAAAAACCACAAACTTCTCAAACTTCTCAAATAAACAACGGGTTTTATCTTAGACATAATCATCAAGATAATAAAGAGTGACACTGGTATAATATAACCTATCAAATCCTTGACCAACATGATAGATGTTACTTGTAAAAGAACAACAAACAACTTAGCCCGAGGGTCTAAGCTATGTATAAGAGAATTCTTAGGAATGTATTTACCAATTGTCAGTTTCAATATCAATCACCCAAGCTTTTATTTGGTCTTTGAAGTGTCTGATGTATCCTTTCTTGAGTTGATGAACTCAGTATATTCTCTAACTATATTCCCGTAATTCGAGAAAAATTTAACCGTATAAACATTGTACCTATCGCTTCTACCATTGTAAGCCGAAATTGCACGGACGATGTCCCAGTCAAATATGTACTTCAAACTTAAATAGAAATATCTGTAGGCAATTCTCAACTGCCAATCAGGATGATTCAACAAAGACAGATGATTTCGGTTCTCCTGTTTGAACTTCCTGACGTCCTCATAAAAGTTTGCTACGTAGAAAAGAGCGTTTTCATGTAGCTGAAAATACCCAACCGCTTTTCCGTTGTCGCCTATAGCGTTTATAAACCCGGTCTCGCAAATGCCAAAAGCGAGCATGAACAAAGGATCAACCACTTTTGGAATTTTAAGCGACTCTTCTTCGAGTGCCTTTGCCATCAACCTGGCATGGTTCTCAGGTACCTTCTGCTTTATCATAAAAGAATACGCAAAGTCGTAGAGCTCACCGGAAAAGACTAATTGAGCTAACAAAACAAATACCGCAAAAGTTAGGAACCGGCGCATGTCACACCTCAAAAGAGTATCTCCAGTTCATTCCCTTCGAAACACTTCAGTTTTTCTCGAGCGATGCCTTTATTGACCGCAATTTCAACATACCCGGTGCTATCTTCGTGTACAAGTAACTCGCCTTCGTCTACATCGGCGTACGTTTCAACAACCGGAACTTCATACGTTTTCTTTCCGACGTTTATTTTAACAGCGTCCTTCTCCGCAATCCAACTGAATGGAATATTTGTCTCGATATTTCCAAAACGGTCAAAATACGCAACTTCTCCGTATGCACCATTTGGTGTAAGGTGAGCTTTTCTGTAAGGCAGTGTAGCGTAGTTAGGCAATCTCGTTCCAAGCTCATCGAATATACCTTTCGTTATGTAGGCTGCAGCTGGTGAGAAAATATCCCTGCCGTGGAACGTTCTCGATGTTCCAAAATGGTATTTTTTGTTGACCAAATCAACTATCTTTCTTGGAATGTGCCTTTCAAGAACGAGTGTCAAAATCCCATTATCAGGTGCAACGAAATAGTATTTATCTGTTTCAACGGCGATTGCCTTTCTTGCAGTACCGACGCCAAAATCGACAACGATTAAAAATACCGTTTTTTCCGGAAAGTAATCGACACTTCTATCGAGTATATACATTGCCTCCCGTACGTTATATGGCGAGATATTGTGTGTTAAGTCAAGTATTTCCGCATCTGTGATTTGTCTCATAACACCCTTACAGATGCCAACATAGTGCGAATTGCCCCAGTCGGTCATAAATGCTATCATCTCTGATTCACCTACCCTTTCTGTTTACTCATCCTGCGTACTAAATTATACCATCAAACATTATTACTTAATAACATCAACCATTCAACCATGAAATCAACCAAATGTGGAATAACACAATCATCAGGAAGGAATTTCGGATTGTGAAGTCCCCAAACCTCTTCGCTGGTCCTCACACCAGCCCAGAACATCAGCGAGGGATATTTCATCGTGAAAAAGCCGAAATCTTCACCAGTATATTTCATGCCGCAATCTATGAAAGTTCCATTATTTGAAGCGTAATCTTTGAAAAGTTCGAAGAGCTTCTCGTTGTTTATTACTGGCGGATAAAGACTTCCCCTTTCCAAAGTACCACTATACTTTTCTGCAAGAACTTTGAGCCTTTCGAAGTTTTCGATAACAATTTCCAAAGTTTCTCCTCGGATTGAACCTTCGACTTGTGCATAATCTGCCACGGCATTTCTGACGTTTCCACCGAACATCTTTCCAAATCCTGCAAGAACTCTTCTACCTTTCTCATTGTTATCTATCGGATTTTGATAGAATTCAGACGTAAATGCTACAGCATTCTTTATCGCATCAATTCCCTTTTCTTTTTGTGCGATATGAGCAGAGAGCCCCTTGAACTTCGCAGTTATCTCCATGGCACATGCAAAGAGAGTGCCATTTGTGGAGGCGAACTCACCAAGTCTATATTCATCAGTCACATGTAGGGCAGTTGCGTATTTAACCTTGTATCTTTCTCTCATCTCATCTAGTACATACTTTGCCCCACCGATTGTTTCTTCTGCTGGTTGGTAAATGAATACATAATTGCCTGGGATATCGTCTTCAGTGATCTTCTTGATAACACCGTACATCACCGACATGTGGATATCGTGCCCGCATGCATGCATTAAACCTTCATTCCTCGAGCAGTATTCCCACCTGGTTTCTTCCTTTATAGGCAATGCATCCATATCTGCTCTATATAGAACAGAAGGCGCGGTTGGCTCTCTCTGAATCAAGACGGCCAATCCGGTTTTTGCAATGGGGTGAAATTCTACACCGAGTTCTTTAAGCGCTTCCGATAGAATTTTTTGGGTATTGTACTCATTGAATGCGAGCTCTGGAGACATGTGTAACTCGTGTCTCAGTTCGATGGGCGAGAGCATATACCTTCTCCCTTCAAATTGATTTTGAACTTAGCTTTAAAAAGAACAATATCTAATTTATTATTATACCAAACCCAAGAAAAAAATCAAAAAAGTCCACCCTTTCAGGTGGACAAAAGAAGATATGGTGAGGTTATGCGTATTTCATGATTACACTTTGAAATCAATCTGCCTGACTGTTCCAACATTCCCATCTTCTGAGAGGTATATTCCTGTGCTTTTTTGCACTGAATCAGCATAGTCAAACGGTGTACTCACACTGCCAAGAAATATTGCACCAACGTTTAAATCAAGTAAACCTACTACTTGCTCTCTACCGTTTTCGTCAATCGTCCAAATCTTTATCTTCAAGAACTCCAAATCATCTTCATCGATCCAATTGTCTTTGTCTGTATCAAGTTGCGAAAGTTCTGAGAAACCCTCGTTTGTAACAGGTCCAAACAACTCTGCTGCGTTGTCAACAACGCCATTTCCGTTCTTGTCGTACACCAACAATCCAACACCTCTGCCCAAGAAGAACTTCTCTCTTGTACCGTCAAAGTTCAAATCGAGCTCAACAATCTTCTGAGAGCCAGTCTTATCCTTCAAATCAATCGCAAGTGGGTCTACTACTCTACCGGAAGTCTTTGTATACGAATAGCTCAGCTGGAATAATTTTGTCTGTATGGAAAAATCTATTAACCTTCCATCTTTCGTCTTAACTTGTCCTTTTGCTGAAAAGTTGGAGTACTGAACATTTAGGTACTCCTCTTCGTTTTCGTATTCGACGATATCCTGCCCGCCTTCTTTTCTGATGCTTATTTCGTACTGCTTATCATCAGGTATGTATATCTTCAGCTTCTTGCCTGTGAGTTTTTCGAGCATTATTTTGAGCAGTTTTATCTTTTGCAAATGCTTGTCATCAATTTGCGGCTTCTTTTCGCTAATCTCGATTACTACCTTTTCTGGAACGTGGTATTTTCTTATCTTACTTGAGAACTTTGAGTAATTTATCGCAAGGTTTTCAGATGACAACTCGACGTTGTAGTCATCGATGCGCATATAGTTCGCCTCGCTTTTCAGGTATAATTTCACTTTATTTATCGGCAGAAAAATGAGGAATATTAGTAGAACCTTTTTTGGTCTCTTAACTGGTAGCAGGAATCAATACTAAAACTTCATTGTAATGTGCTATAATTGTTCTAGAAAATAGAAGGGGGGAAGGTTATGTTAAAGAAGGTCGTGATATTCATCGTGTTCTTGATGTTTCTAAGAAGTGCTCTTGCCTACAAAGTCACATTCATCATCGAAGTGCCAATATACACACCAGACGATGCTGAGATTTATCTGGCTGGAACGTTCAATAACTGGAATCCAAAAGATGAGAACTACAAGTGCGTTAGAGACGGATTTGTGTACAAGAAGGTTTTGGATTTATCTGGCAAGGTGGAATTCAAAGTCACTCGCGGTTCTTGGGAGACTGTCGAGAAGGGTGTAAAGGGTGCGGAGATACCTAATAGGGTGTTGGATGTAGATAAAGACATGGAAGTAAAGATAACTGTTCTGCACTGGAGGGATTTTGTGGAAAAGCAACAAGCAGCGTTGAGAAAGACTTATACTGGAAATATCAAGCTGATTAAGGATTTTTATTCTCCTGAACTTGGGAATAAGAGAGATATAATCATCTACTTGCCACCAGATTATGAAATATCAGATAATCGTTATCCGGTTTTGTACATGCACGACGGGCAAAATATATTCGATGAGTCAACGTCTTTCGCAGGTGTTGAGTGGAAAGCGGACGAAAGTGCTGAAGAATTAATCAAAAACGGTGCAATTAAGCCGATTATCATCGTTGGCATATACAACACCGGAGCTGATAGGATTAATGAGTATTCCCCATGGGTTGACTCAAAC
Coding sequences within:
- the dapA gene encoding 4-hydroxy-tetrahydrodipicolinate synthase gives rise to the protein MFEGVGTAIVTPFKNGEVDYEAYRNLVRWQVESGVKAIIVAGTTGEGATLTIEERERLIQITKEICEGKAQVIVGTGTNDTHKSLELSLSAEKNGADAVLIVTPYYNKPTQEGLYAHYKYLSERITLPIIIYNVPSRTGVNIAPETVARLAAECRNVKAIKEANLDITQADEIYRLTKNLDFYIYSGNDDRAFHMICAGAKGVISVASNVVPKEMVEMVEALFRGELQNALNLHVRLIPLFKVLFIETNPMPVKGALHIMERIQNEFRLPLVPPKESTMEKLRAALRELGVIS
- a CDS encoding 4-hydroxy-tetrahydrodipicolinate reductase, with translation MIGLKYGIVGFRGKMGREIFEYFSTFGDECVLKKDVDSFEQTDTPQVIIDFSSPSALEETVKLCREHKIALVLGTTALEERHFEMLRELANEVPVVQSYNFSTGINILRKILREYTRYFSDWDAAMVEIHHTQKKDAPSGTAKMLRNDMNRDIPISSLRIGGVFGEHTVIFSNAGEVVEIKHSALSRRAFSIGVRHAALFTLKKQKGFYSYEDVLNENLR
- the dapD gene encoding 2,3,4,5-tetrahydropyridine-2,6-dicarboxylate N-acetyltransferase, yielding MTSEEIIEIIAKSKKKTIVRVYISGELSSIDWGKYNTNGEFDIISGADFGILIGDFESISNVLKDEKIKSYKIEYIARNSAIPLVDISKFNARIEPGAIIREYVEIGDKAVIMMGAVINLGATIGEGTMIDMNAVIGARARIGKYCHIGAGAVVAGVVEPPSASPVVIEDHVMVGANAVILEGVRVGHHSVVAAGAVVVNDVEPYTVVAGVPARVVKKVDEKTASKTQILESLRELNK
- a CDS encoding aspartate kinase produces the protein MGTKTSSSSVINSVIVQKYGGSSVADVDRIRNVANRIAKRVREGHKVVTVVSAMGKTTDNLISMAKSLVPKPDERELDMLLTTGEQISCALVAMALKDIGINAISLNAFQIRVLTTRHHTNARIMDIDEKRLKKYLQEHDVLVITGFQGITEDEHLTTLGRGGSDTSAVALAAKLGCDCEIYSDVAGVYTCDPKLYPQTKKLKYITYDDMLELAATGAKVLHSRSVEIAKKYNVRVYCGSSFSDEEGTWVVGTLPEWLEEPLVTGVSLDRNQVKVSIMDLPNDANIISDIFKRVAEKGINVDMISLVKNGTSTHLSFTVVPDRVEKIKDLLDDTLSVYGAKYHFYGQFAKITVVGTGMRSHYGVASKFLEVISKNGIEPEIITTSEIKISVLVPEEKAEELMKNICEEFDL
- a CDS encoding aspartate aminotransferase family protein; the protein is MSNSNCTYIANTYKRYPISISHAKGIYVWDTAGNLYIDTFMGIGVLLFGHNHDKVIEAMKNKIERYVHLSNFFLDEDACFIAERLVKEVGVNGKVFFTNSGAESTECALKVVRKVRKNGKIVSFVKNFHGRTLQALSVTGFDNIRAQFVNSEDVVFLPYDIKVVREFFENEKSISAVFIETVHGSGGLNVIPEEIVDIINEYKNKFGYIVVADEVQSGLGRTGKFYAYKHFNINPDIVTVAKGIGGGLPLGACIMLGDYSNVFEVGEHGSTFAPNPVALAAGKAVLEMIVDETLDNVKKMGELFKEKFSEFGEIYGMGLMRGVKMKGEALKVEEFIDNGLLVNVLSSGVIRFLLPLNITEEEIEEIHVRFRKTLNNY
- a CDS encoding energy-coupling factor transporter transmembrane component T family protein is translated as MKLTIGKYIPKNSLIHSLDPRAKLFVVLLQVTSIMLVKDLIGYIIPVSLFIILMIMSKIKPVVYLRSLRSLWFLIVFAAVIQYFVSGFVMSLYIALRLSLIFLFASMYTYTTPPLLTARGIVDILKFFRVSEEKREDFGMMLAISIRFIPILLDEADRIIKAQISRGAKYSEKGLKNKLSAMTSIIIPLLVSSLRKAEELSLALQARKYGIGKRNHYYTLGWTKNDTFYLVLNAVVLFGVVVLRFQ
- a CDS encoding SAM hydrolase/SAM-dependent halogenase family protein → MIAFMTDWGNSHYVGICKGVMRQITDAEILDLTHNISPYNVREAMYILDRSVDYFPEKTVFLIVVDFGVGTARKAIAVETDKYYFVAPDNGILTLVLERHIPRKIVDLVNKKYHFGTSRTFHGRDIFSPAAAYITKGIFDELGTRLPNYATLPYRKAHLTPNGAYGEVAYFDRFGNIETNIPFSWIAEKDAVKINVGKKTYEVPVVETYADVDEGELLVHEDSTGYVEIAVNKGIAREKLKCFEGNELEILF
- a CDS encoding M20 family metallopeptidase, which codes for MLSPIELRHELHMSPELAFNEYNTQKILSEALKELGVEFHPIAKTGLAVLIQREPTAPSVLYRADMDALPIKEETRWEYCSRNEGLMHACGHDIHMSVMYGVIKKITEDDIPGNYVFIYQPAEETIGGAKYVLDEMRERYKVKYATALHVTDEYRLGEFASTNGTLFACAMEITAKFKGLSAHIAQKEKGIDAIKNAVAFTSEFYQNPIDNNEKGRRVLAGFGKMFGGNVRNAVADYAQVEGSIRGETLEIVIENFERLKVLAEKYSGTLERGSLYPPVINNEKLFELFKDYASNNGTFIDCGMKYTGEDFGFFTMKYPSLMFWAGVRTSEEVWGLHNPKFLPDDCVIPHLVDFMVEWLMLLSNNV
- a CDS encoding alpha/beta hydrolase → MLKKVVIFIVFLMFLRSALAYKVTFIIEVPIYTPDDAEIYLAGTFNNWNPKDENYKCVRDGFVYKKVLDLSGKVEFKVTRGSWETVEKGVKGAEIPNRVLDVDKDMEVKITVLHWRDFVEKQQAALRKTYTGNIKLIKDFYSPELGNKRDIIIYLPPDYEISDNRYPVLYMHDGQNIFDESTSFAGVEWKADESAEELIKNGAIKPIIIVGIYNTGADRINEYSPWVDSNYGGGKGDSYAQFIVNTLKPYIDVNFRTLSDRENTAILGSSMGGLISLYIGIKYNGVFSKIGAMSPSIWFANKALIEFVKSEKVNYPTKFYVDMGSAEGQNPEVHLNNARELFKILDKKDNSEVLYIEDRGGTHSEGAWARRLPEMLVYFFGTEESN